GCCGTTCGTCGAGGGCGCCGTCGCCGCGGCGGTCCGTGCGCAGACGGGCGGGTCGGCGGACGAGGTGCTCGCGGCGGCCGAGCAGGCCCCGGTCGGGCGGGGCCGCGCCGGGGACGCGGTGCCGGATCCGGTGCCGGTGCCGCCCGCCGGGGTGCACGAGCCGCGGGCGCACCTGACGGCCCAGGTGACGCTGCGCAACCCGCTGGGCCTGCACGCCCGCCCGGCCGCCGTGCTCGCGCGGCTCGTGGGCGGCTTCGAGGCGGTGGTCACGGTCGACGGGGTCAACGCCTCGAGCGTCCTCGAGCTCATGAAGCTCGGCGTCACCGGCGGGCAGTCCGTCACGGTCGCGGCGAGCGGTCCGCAGGCCCGGGCCGCGCTCGACGCGCTGGCGGCCGCGGTCGAGGGCGGCTTCGGCGAGGTGTGACCCGCGCCGCACCAACCTTCACCCGCTGCAATTCTGCAGAGGGTGTAATCTTGCAGTCGTGCAGAAAGTCGATTCCGCCCCGGCGGCCGCTCTCGACGCGGCCGACCTGCCCGTCGGGCTCCGCGAGCGCAAGAAGCGCGCGCGCCGCGAGGCGCTGATCGACTCGACCCATCGCCTCGTCGCCCAGCACGGGCTCGACGCCGTGACCGTCGACGCGATCTGCGCCGACGCCGGCGTCTCGCCGCGCACGTTCTTCAACTACTTCGAGTCCAAGGACGACGCCGTGCTGGGCATCCAGCCGTGGTCGCTCGACCCCGCGATCGCCGAGACGTTCGCCACCGGCGGGCCCACGGGTCGCCTCGGCGCCGACCTCGAGGTCCTCGTGGCCGCGATGCTCGAGAGCCCGATGATCAGCCACGACCGGCTCGCGACCGTCATGGAGCTCGCACGCCAGGAGCCCCGGCTCCTCGTGCGGCAGATGGCGTGGATGGAGAGCCACCGCGGCGCGGTCCAGGAGCTCATGCAGCGCCGCCTCGCCGACGCGGACCCCGCCCGCGTCGAGCTCCTCGGGATGCTGTTGATGATCCTCACGCGCGCGACGTTCGTCCGCTGGGACTCCGCGGGCGGCGCCGGCGACGCGCGCGAGCACCTGCCCGACGTGATGCACGACCTGCGCACCGTCCTCGCGGACGACTGACCCCCGGCACCGGCCCACCAGGGCCGGCCGCCGTGCCCCGACCCGCCCCCCCGCACGCACCCACGAAGAGGTCCGCATGTCCACCGCACCCCCGTCGACGGCGCCCGACAAGCCGCTCGTCGTCCTCACGCAGCGCACCGTCTGGCTGATCTTCGGCGCGCTCATGGCGAGCATGTTCCTGTCCTCGCTCGACCAGTCGATCGTCGGCACCGCGATGCCCACGATCGTCGGCGAGCTCGACGGGGTCGAGCACCAGGGCTGGGTCGTGACCGCGTACATCCTCGCGATCGCGATCGTCATGCCGCTCTACGGCAAGTTCGGCGACCTGTGGGGCCGCCGGTACCCGTTCCTCGTCGCGATCGGGCTGTTCACCGTCGCCTCCGCCGGCGCCGGGTTCGCCGGCTCGTTCGCCGAGCTCGTGTTCTGGCGCGGGGTCCAGGGGCTCGGCGGCGGCGGGCTCATGATCCTGTCGCAGGCGATCATCGCCGACATCGTGCCCGCCAAGGAGCGCGGCAAGTACATGGGCCCGATGGGCGCCCTGTTCGGGATCGCCGCCGTCATCGGCCCGCTGCTCGGCGGCCTGTTCACCGACCACCTCGACTGGCGCTGGTGCTTCTGGATCAACATCCCGATCGGCATCGCGGCGTTCGTCACCGCGTGGTTCACGCTCAAGCTCCCGAGCCACCGCTCGGGCAAGAAGATCGACGTCGCCGGGATCTTCCTCATGGTCGTCGCGACCTCGGGGCTCGTGCTGCTCACGAGCTGGCAGAGCTGGAGCGGCAACCGCACCTACGACTGGTCCGACGCCGGGCTGCTCGGCCTGACCGCGCTCACGCTCGTCTCGGCGGTCGTCTTCGTGCTCGTCGAGCAGCGCGCCGCCGAGCCGCTGCTCCCGCTGCACCTGTTCCGGAACCCGACCTTCACGATCGCGACGACGGTCGGCCTCATCATCGGCATGGGCATGTTCGCGGCCCTCGCGTTCCTGCCGACGTTCCTGCAGATGTCCACCGGCGCCGGCGTCACCGAGTCGGGCTTCCTCATGCTGCCGATGATGGTCGGCGTCATGATCACCGCGATCGGCTCCGGCATCGCGATCACGCGCACCGGGCGCTACCGCGCCTACCCGATCGTCGGCATGGCCGTCGCGACGCTCGGCCTGATCTGGCTCACGCGGCTGACCGGGAACATGTCGATGTGGCTGTTCGGCGCCATGATCTTCGTGCTCGGCGCGGGCCTCGGCCTCGTGATGCAGACGATCGTGCTCGCGGTGCAGAACTCGGTCGACCCGCACGAGATCGGCACGGCGACGAGCGCGAACAACTTCTTCCGCGAGATCGGCGCGGCCGTCGGCACGGCGCTGTTCAGCACGATCTTCACGACGCGGCTCACCGAGCGGCTCGTGCCCGTGCTGGGCGAGGCCCCGGCCGGCGGGGGCGGGGGCGCGCACGGTGCCGAGTCCTCGCTGACGCCCGCGGTCGTCGCGCAGCTCCCGGAGGCCGTGCGGGACGGCGTGGTCGACGCCTACGCCGACGCGCTCGCCCCCGCGTTCTGGTACCTCGTCCCGCTCGTGGCGCTCGCGTTCGTCCTCACGCTGTTCCTGCGCGAGGTGAAGCTCTCCGACGTCGCCGGCATGGTGGCGCGCGGCGAGGCGATCGAGGACCCGGCGAAGGCCGCCGTGCTCGACGCGGCCGCCGCGCCGTCGGCCCAGACGGTCACCGAGCCCGACGGCTCCGTCGAGCCGCACCGCGGCGACGGCACCCGCGGGACCGACGCCGACCCCGCCGCGCGGGCCGAGCACGAGGACGCCGGTAACCTGGCGCGATGACGTCCCCGGAGCCGACCCTCCCGGACTCGACCCCGGCGCAGCCCGCTGCGCCGGGGTCGATCCGTCGCAAGCGACCCGCGCGCCAGCAGTTCGCCTCGACGATCCTGCTGCTCGAGGCGTTCCTCGTGCTGTTCGCGACGCTCGTCGCGTACGGCCTCGCGAATGCGGGCTCCGGCCCGCTCCCGCCCTCGGCGGTGTGGCTCGCGGGCGGGGTGCTCATGCTCGTCCTGGTCGTGCTGTCCCGGCTGCCCGGGCGCCCCGGCGGGTACGTCGCGGGGTCCGTCGTGCAGGTCGTCGTGCTCGCGATGGGCTTCGTCGTGCCGATGATGTTCGTGGTCGGCGGCGTGTTCGTGGTGCTGTGGTTCGTCAGCCTGCGGCTCGGCGGCCGCATCGACCGCGAGCGCGCCGAGTGGGACGCCGCGCACCCCGGCCAGGTCAGCGGGTGAAGCGCGCGGGCGGCGCCCGTTAGGGTCGCACCATGACGCAGACCGCATCCCAGGCCGACGCCCCGCAGACCGAACGCACCCTCATCCTCGTCAAGCCCGACGGCGTGCGCCGGGGCCTCGCGGGGGAGATCCTGCGCCGCGTCGAGGCCAAGGGCTACACGCTCGTCGCCGTCGAGCTGCGGACCGCCGACGACGCGCTGCTCGGCGCCCACTACGCCGAGCACGAGGGCAAGCCGTTCCTCGCCCCGCTCGTCGACTTCATGAAGTCGGGCCCGGTGCTCGCGGTCGTCGCCGAGGGCCAGCGGGTCATCGAGGGCTTCCGGACCCTCGCCGGCGCGACCGACCCGACCGTCGCGCCCCCCGGCACGATCCGTGGGGACCTCGGGCGCGACTGGGGCCTCAAGGTCATCCAGAACCTCGTGCACGGCTCGGACTCCGTCGAGTCGGCGCAGCGCGAGATCGCGCTGTGGTTCCCCTCGCTCTGACGCCTCTCCTCCCGGCGCCCTGACGCGCCGACGCCGCCTGGCCGCTGCTCGACGGGCCGGTCCGCACCTCCACGCCGGGGGAGCGGGCCGGCCCGGCGCGTCGACGGGGTCCCCGGGGGTCCGCCCCGGAGCACCTAGGCTCGGCTCGTGCACCTCAAGACGCTGACCCTGCGCGGGTTCAAGTCGTTCGCCTCGGCGACGACGCTGAGCTTCGAGCCCGGCGTCACGTGCGTCGTCGGCCCCAACGGCTCGGGGAAGTCGAACGTCGTCGACGCCCTCGCGTGGGTCATGGGGGAGCAGGGCGCCAAGTCGCTGCGCGGCGGCAAGATGGAGGACGTCATCTTCGCCGGCACCGCCGGTCGCGCCCCGCTCGGCCGCGCCGAGGTCGCGCTCACGATCGACAACACCGACGGCGCGCTGCCGATCGAGTACTCCGAGGTCACGATCTCCCGGACGCTGTTCCGCAACGGCGGCTCCGAGTACGCGATCAACGGCCAGGGCTGCCGCCTGCTCGACATCCAGGACCTGCTGTCCGACTCGGGGCTCGGCCGCGAGATGCACGTCATCGTCGGCCAGGGCCAGCTCGACGCGGTCCTGCGCGCGACGCCCGAGGAGCGCCGCGGCTTCATCGAGGAGGCCGCGGGGGTCCTCAAGCACCGCAAGCGCAAGGACAAGGCGCTGCGCAAGCTCGAGGCGATGCAGGCGAACCTCACGCGGCTCGGCGACCTGACCGCGGAGATCCGCCGCCAGCTCGGCCCGCTGGGCCGCCAGGCCGAGGTCGCGCGCAAGGCGCAGGTCGTGCAGACGGACCTGCGCGACGCGCGCGCCCGGCTCCTCGCCGACGACCTCGCACAGCTGTCCGCGACGCTCGAGCAGGAGATCGCGGACGAGTCGGCGCTGCGGGCCCGGCGCGCCGAGGTCGAGGCGACGCTCGCGGAGGCCCGTGCGCGGCTCACGACGCTCGAGCGCGAGGCCGCCGAGGCCGCCCCGGCGCTGAGCGAGGCGAGCGAGGTCTGGTACCGGCTGTCGTCGCTGCGCGAGCGCCTGCGGGGCACCGCGACGCTCGCGGGCGAGCGGGTCCGCCTGCTCGGCAGCGCCGGACCGGAGCGCGCGGGTGGCTCGGACCCCGACGACCTCGCGGCCCAGGCCGAGCGGGTGCGCGCCGCGGAGGCCGAGCTGGTCGCGGAGGTCGAGCTCGCGCGCGCGGCGCTCGACGCGGCGACGCGCGACCGGGCGGAGACCGAGGCCGCCGCCACGGTGGCGGAGAAGCAGCTCGCGACCGCGCTGCGCGGCGCGGCGGACCGCCGGGAAGGGCTCGCGCGTCTCGCCGGCCAGGTCGCGGCCCGTCGCAGCCGGCTCGAGGCGACCGAGGCCGAGATCGGGCGCCTGCGCACGACGCTCGCCGAGGCGGAGCGGCGCGGGCACCAGGCGACGACGGAGTTCGCGGCGCTCGAGACCCAGGTCGCGGGCGTCGAGGAGGGCGAGGAGGGGCTCGACGCGGAGCACGAGGCCGCGGCCGACGCGGTCGAGGAGGCCGCGGCGCGCCTCGCCGCCCTCGAGGAGGCGGTCACGGCGGCGGACCGTGAGCGCACCGCGCTCGACTCGCGGATCGAGACCCTCGAGCTCAGCCTGCTGCGCAAGGACGGCGCCGGTGCGCTGCTCGCCGCCGACGGACTGCCCGGCACGATCGGGTCCCTCGCGGCGCTGCTCGAGGTCGCCGCGCGCGACGAGGACGCGGTCGTGGCCGCGCTCGGCCACCTCGCGGACGCGGTCGCGGTCGAGTCGGTCGACGCGGCGGTCGACGCGATCCGCCGCCTGCGCACCGACGACGCCGGGCGGGCGACGCTCGTCGTCGGGGGAGCCCCGGGGCCGGAGCGCCCGCTCGCGCCGGCGGACGTGCCCGAGGGCACCGACCGTGCGGTCGACCTCGTCACGGCGCCGGCGAGCGTGCGCTCGTCGCTCGACCGCCTGCTCGCGGACGTCGTCGTCGTCGACGACCTGGCCGCCGCCCGGGCCGTCGTGGCGGCGCACCCGCACCTCGTCGTCGCGACCCGCACGGGCGACGTCCTCGCCCGCGACCGCGCGTCCGGCGGCTCGGCCACGGCCCCGAGCGCCCTGCACCTGCAGCAGGCGCTCGACGAGGCCCGCACCGGCTCGGCGTCCGCGACCGCCGCGGGCGAGCGCGCACGCTTCGAGCTCACCGCGGCCCGCGAGGCGCACGCCACGGCGCAGGCCCGCTACGACGAGACCCTCGACCGCCTCAACCAGTCCGACGCGGCGCTCGCGGCGGTCGCCGAGCAGCTCGGCCACCTGGGCGCGACCGCCCGCGCCGCGCGCGCCGAGGCCGAGCGGGTCCAGGCCTCGCTCGACGCGGCGACCGCGACGCTCGCCGCCGGCGCGGACGAGCTCGCGGAGCTCACCGAGCGGCTCGCCGCCGCCGAGACCGAGCCCGCCGAGACCGAGGCCGCGATCGCCGAGGGCACCGCCGACCGCGACCGCCTGGCCGGGCTCGCGACCGCCGCGCGCGCACGGGAGACCGAGGCGCGCCTCACGCTGCGCACGAGCGAGGAGCGGGCCCGGGCGCTGTCGGGCCGGGCCGAGTCGCTCGAGCGTGCCGCGCGGGCCGAGCGCGCCGCGCGCGAGCGGGCCGCCGAGCGCGAGCGGGCGCGGGTGCGGCAGGCGCGCCTCGCCCAGGCGGTGCGCACGGGTGCCGAGCAGGCGCTCACCGCGCTCGAGGGCTCGCTCGCGCGGGCGGCCGACGAGCGTGCGGCGGCGGAGGCGGCACGCACCGAGCGCGAGGCGGCGCTCACCCAGGTCCGCGCCGAGGTCGAGCAGCGCGCGCGCGAGCTCGCCGAGCTGACCGACGTGGCCCACCGGGACGAGGTCGCCCGCGCCCAGCAGCTCCTGCGCATCGAGCAGCTCCAGACCCGGGCGGTCGAGGACCTCGGGCTCGACCCCGCCGTGCTGCTCGAGGAGTACGGGCCGCACCGGGGGGTTCCGGTCGTGCTCGCGCCCGGCGTCGAGCCGGACCCCGAGGCACCGACCGAGGTGCCGTACGTGCGCGAGCAGCAGGAGAAGCGGCTGCGGGGCGCCGAGCGCGCGCTGTCGCTGCTCGGGCGCGTCAACCCGCTCGCGCTCGAGGAGTTCGCCGCGCTCGAGGAGCGCCACAAGTTCCTCGTCGAGCAGCTCGCGGACCTCAAGAGGTCCCGGGCCGACCTGCTCGAGATCGTCCGCGAGATCGACGAGCGCGTCGAGCAGGTCTTCACGGACGCGTACCGCGACACCGCGGCGGCCTTCGACGTCGTGTTCCCGCGGCTGTTCCCGGGCGGCGAGGGACGCCTCGTGCTCACCGACCCGGCGAACATGCTCACGACCGGCATCGAGGTCGAGGCCCGGCCCGCGGGCAAGAAGGTCAAGCGCCTGTCGCTGCTCTCCGGCGGCGAGCGCTCGCTCACGGCGGTCGCGCTGCTCGTCGCGATCTTCAAGGCGCGCCCGAGCCCGTTCTACGTCATGGACGAGGTCGAGGCCGCGCTCGACGACGCGAACCTGGGCCGGCTCCTGGAGATCTTCCGGGAGCTCCAGGAGGACTCGCAGCTCATCGTCGTGACGCACCAGAAGCGCACGATGGAGATCGCCGACGCGCTGTACGGGGTGACCATGCGGGGCGACGGGGTCACGACGGTGATCAGCCAGCGGATGCGGGAGGACGTCTCCGCCTGAGCGGGTCCGCGGGCGAGGACGTCTCGGCCTGAGCGGTCCGCGGCTGAGGACGCCCCCGAGGCCGAGGCCGATGCCGAGACGGGCCGGCCGACGTCGTGCCCCGCGGCGCCACGACGCGTCCGGCGGCGTCCCGGGCCCCGGCGTTGCGCCGGTCGCGTGAAGGTCGTGTGGCGTTGCGCACAGCCTGCGCGGCACCCGGGGACGAGCCGCCGCAAGGAGCCGATAATGATCCCATGACTGCTCTGATCATCTGGACCCTCGTCGCGCTCGTCGCCGCAGGCGTCGTCGCGCTCGTGGCCAGCGCGACGAGCAACGGCTCCGACGCCTCCTTCGTCCGCGACCTGCGCGCCGGCCTCGCCGCGCGGCGCGACCCCGCGTCCGCGCGCCTGGGCGCCGAGCTCCTCGACGCCGAGCCCGTCGACGTCCCGCTCGACGAGTTCCTGCTCGCGACCCAGGTCGACGACGACGGCTACCTGCACGTCGACGAGCTGCGCGACACCCTCGGGAAGGCCCGGCAGAAGGCCGTCCGGTCGGTGCACGAGCTCACGCGCCGCCCCGGCTGACCCCGACGCGCCGGGTGCGACGCCCGACCGCCACGGTGCGCGCCGGGCGCCGGCGTCGCGCCACAGCCGTGCCTGTGCTGAGAGACTGATCCGGTGGACAACGAACTCCTCACAGCCCTGCTCGTCGGCGTGCCCGCCCTCGCGGCCGTCGTCGGCGTGCTCGTCGCGCGCCGCCGGCGCCCCGGGACGGGCGGCGGGTCCGGCGCGACCGACGACGGGGCGCGTGCCGCACGCGGCGGGACCGCCGGCGAGCCGTCCGGGGGAGCGGGCACCGCGACGCTCGAGCGTCCGCCGGTCGCCCCCGGCACCACCACGGCCGCGGAGGACGTCGAGGTCGTCCCCGACCTCGACGAGGTCGTCGGCTTCGAGGTCCCGGCGCCCGCCGTCGGACGGCTCGCCCGCCTGCGCGACCGCCTCGCGCGCTCGGGGTCGCCTCTCGGCACCCGCCTCCTCGCCGTCCTCTCGCGCGACCACCTCTCCGAGGACGACTGGGACGAGCTCGAGGAGACGCTGCTCCTCGCCGACATGGGCGCGGGCCCCGCGGGCGAGCTGATCGACGCGCTGCGCACCCAGGTCCGCGTGCAGGGCGTCAAGGACCCGGTCCAGGTCCGCGCGCTGCTGCGCGAGCAGCTCGTCGCGCTCGTCGACCCGTCGCTCGACCGCTCGCTCGCCACGACGCCGCCCTCGGCGCTCGCCGCGGACGGCACGGGCGAGGAGCCCGACGGCGCCGCGCTCCCGCACGTACCGGCGGTCGTGCTCGTCGTGGGCGTCAACGGCACCGGCAAGACGACGACCGTCGGCAAGCTCGCGCGGGTCCTCGTCGCGGAGGGCCGCACCGTCGTCCTCGGCGCCGCCGACACGTTCCGGGCCGCCGCGGCGGACCAGCTCGAGACGTGGGGCTCGCGCGTCGGCGTGCCGACCGTCCGCTCCGACCGCGACGGCGGCGACCCGGCCGCGGTCGCGTTCGACGCGGTGCGCACCGGCGTGCGCGAGCAGTTCGACGTCGTCCTGGTCGACACCGCGGGCCGCCTGCAGAACAAGGCCGGCCTCATGGACGAGCTCGGCAAGATCACGCGCGTGATCACCCGCGAGGCCCCCCTCTCGGAGGTCCTGCTCGTGCTCGACGCGACGACGGGCCAGAACGGCCTCAACCAGGCCAAGGTCTTCGCCGAGGTCGCGGGCGTCACCGGCATCGTCCTGACCAAGCTCGACGGGACCGCCAAGGGCGGCATCGTCGTGGCCGTCCAGCGCCAGCTCGGGGTGCCCGTCAAGCTCGTCGGCCTCGGCGAGGGGCCCGACGACCTGGCGCCGTTCGACCCCGAGGACTTCGTCGACGGGCTCCTCCAGGTCTGACCCGGTTCCTGGACCCGCGCCCAGCACGAAACGCAACGTTTACGTGGCGGGCGCCGCTGTCACGCGCGCGTAACCCGTCCGGCCTCCCGGTGAAACTCCCCTCCCCGAAGGTTGTGCCCGACCCGGCCGCCCGGCTGGCGAAGGAAGGCAATCCAGATGGAAGAGTTTGTGCTGGACACGGGCAACACAGCATGGATGCTGACTGCCGCGTCGCTGGTGCTGCTGATGACGCCGGGTCTGGCGTTCTTCTACGGCGGCATGGTGCGGGGCAAGAGCGTCCTCAACATGATGATGATGAGCTTCGGCGCGATCGGCGTCGTCTCCCTCATCTGGGTCCTCTACGGCTACTCCGGGACCTTCGGCACGGACGTCGCCGGGTTCTTCGGCAACCCGCTCGACTTCTTCGGCCTCGCCGGCATGACCGACGAGGACAGCCTGATGAAGGCGACCGGCGTGCCGGCGCTCGTCGCGGTCGGGTACCAGGCCACGTTCGCGATCATCACCGTCGCGCTGATCTCCGGCGCCATCGCGGACCGCACCAAGTACTCGACGTGGCTCGCGTTCACCGCGGTCTGGGTCACGGTCGTCTACATCCCGCTCGCGCACATGGTGTGGGGCGGCGGCCACCTCGGCGCCGAGGGCATCACGAGCGCGCTCTCGACCCCCATCGACTTCGCCGGCGGCACGGTCGTGCACATCAACGCCGGTGTCGCGGGCCTCGTGCTCGCCCTCGTGATCGGCAAGCGCCGCGGCTTCGCCAAGGAGCCGATGCGCCCGCACAACCTCCCGTTCGTGATGCTCGGCGCCGCGCTCCTGTGGTTCGGCTGGTTCGGCTTCAACGCGGGCTCCGAGTTCGGCGCGGACAACGTCTCCGGCCGGGCCTGGGTCAACACGCTCGTCGCCACCGCGGTCGCGATGCTCGCCTGGCTCCTCACCGAGAAGTTCCGTGACGGCCACGCCACGTCGCTCGGTGCCGCGTCCGGCGTCGTCGCGGGCCTCGTCGCCATCACCCCGGCCGCGGCGGCCGTCGACACGTTCGGCGCGATCGCGATCGGCCTCGTCGCGGGTGTCCTGTGCGCCCTCGCGGTCGGCCTGAAGTACAAGTTCGGCTACGACGACTCGCTCGACGTCGTCGGCGTCCACCTCGTCGGCGGCCTCGTCGGGACGGTGCTCATCGGCCTGTTCTCGACCGACGCCAACTCGACCTGGTACCCCGACGGCGCGCTCAACGGCCTGTTCTACGGCGGCGGCCTCACGCAGCTCGGCACACAGATCATCGTGGCCGTCGTGGCGATGGTGTTCAGCGGCCTCGCGACCCTGGTCATCGCCCTGATCCTCAAGGCCACGATGGGCTGGCGCGTGAGCGACGAGGCCGAGGTCGGCGGCGTCGACCTGGCGGTGCACGGCGAAACGGCGTACGAGACCCTGGGTGCCCGCATCATTACGGAGGTGAAGTGATGACCAAGCTCGTCACAGCAGTCATCCAGCCGCACCGGCTGGACGACGTGAAGTCGGCGCTCGAGGCGGCCGGTGTCCGGGGCCTGACGGTGAGCGAGGCGAGCGGCTACGGCCGGCAGCGCGGCCACACCGAGGTCTACCGCGGTGCGGAGTACACGGTCGACCTGGTCCCCAAGGTCAAGATCGACGTCCTGGTCTCCGACGAGGACGCCGCGACGGTCACGGAGGTCATCGTCAAGGCCGCGCAGACCGGCAAGATCGGCGACGGGAAGGTCTGGACCGTGCCGGTCGAGGACGTCGCGCGGGTCCGCACCGGCGAGCACGGCGCGGACGCGCTCTGAGCCGGGCAGCAGACTCCCGCCGATGACGCAGTCACGGTCGCCCGCAGGGGGCGCGGCCGGCGACGGGTCGCCCGAGGCCCCGCGCCCCACGACAGGGGTGCGGGGCCTCCGGGCGGAACGGCTCGAGCTCGCCGCCGGGCTCACGGGCCCGGGCAGCGACGGGGTCGCGCGCCGTCTCGCCGGCGTCACCCTGGTCCACCGGCGCCTCGCCGAGCTCTGGGACGAGGCCACCGCGGGGCGCGACGTCGGCGGCATCGCGCTCGGCGCGGTCGGCAGCGTCGGCCGAGGTGACGCGAGCCCGGTCAGCGACCTGGACCTGCTCCTGGTCCACGAGGGCCGGGGGCACTCGGCCGAGGAGGTCTCGGCGCTCGCACAGCGCCTCTGGTACCCGATCTGGGACGCGGGGCTCGACCTCGACCACTCGGTGCGCTCGCTCGCGCAGTGCCGTCAGGTCGCGTCGAAGGACCTCCCGGCCGCGGTCGGGCTGCTCGACCTCGTGCCCGTCGCCGGCGACCACCTCGTGGTGCACCGGGCGAAGTCCGCGCTGCTGGCGGACTGGCGCTCCGCGGCGCGCCGTCGGCTGCCGGAGCTCCTCGCGTCGACCAAGCAGCGCGCGGAGCGGCACGGCGAGCTCGCCTACCTCATCGAGCCGGACCTCAAGGAGGCCCGGGGCGGCATCCGTGACGCGGTCGTGCTCTCGGCGCTCGCCGCCACGTGGCTCACGGACCGCCCGCACGGCGCGGTCGACAACGCGTACGCCCACCTGCTCGACGTGCGCGACGCGATCCAGGTCGCGACGCGTCGGCACACCAACCGGCTGCTCGCCGCGGACCAGGACGAGGTCGCGGCGCTCACGGGCTTCGACGACCGCGACGACCTGCTCGCGAGCCTCGCGGAGGCCGGCCGGATCATCTCCTACGCGCTCGACTCGACGGTCCGCAACGCGCGCCAGGCGCTCCAGCGCCCGCTCGTGCGCCGTCCGGTGCTCGTGCGCGGCCGGCGCGGGGCCCCACTCCTGCGGCCCATCGGGGAGGGCCTCGTCGAGCACGACGGCGAGATCGTGCTGGCCGTCGACGCGCGCCCGGCGCTCGACCCGATCCTGTCGCTGCGCGCCGCGGCGACGGCCGCCCGCACCGGGCTCCCGCTCTCGCCGGTCACGGTCGCGAGCCTCACGCAGACCCCGCCGCTGCCCACCCCGTGGCCCAAGGCGGCACGCACGTCGCTGCTCCAGCTGCTCGGGTCCGGGCACGCGCAGGTGCCCGTCTGGGAGGCGCTCGACCTGGCTGGCGTCGTGACGACCTGGATCCCCGAGTGGGCGGGCGTCCGCAACCGCCCGCAGCGCTCCGCGATCCACCGCCACACCGTCGACCGCCACCTCGTCGAGACGGTCGCGCTCGCGAGCCGGGACAAGCGCAGCGTCGAGCGCAGCGACCTGCTGCTGCTCGCGGCGCTGCTGCACGACATCGGCAAGCGCGCGGGCGCGGGCGACCACTCGACCGAGGGTGCCCGGCTCGCCGGGCCGATCGTGCTGCGGATGGGGTTCGGGGAGCAGGACGCCGACGACGTGGCTCGGCTCGTCCGGCACCACCTGACGCTCGCCGACCTCGCGACGACGGCGGACCCGGACGACCCCGCGACGACGGAGCGCCTGCTCGAGGCGGTCGACCACCGGGCCGACCTGCTCGGGCTCCTGCGCTCGCTCACGGAGGCCGACGCGACCGCCGCGGGGCCGACCGCGTGGAGCGCCTGGCGCGAGCGGCTCGTCGACGACGCGACGGCGCGGGCGGGCGACCGGCTGGCAGGTACCCTGGACCGTCCGTGATCGGCGAGGAGAGCGTGAGGATCGAGCGGTGTTCGCCACCCTGTCCGACAGACTGACATCCACCTTCAAGAACCTGCGCACCAAGGGCAAGCTGTCCGAGGCGGACATCGACGCCACCGTGCGCGAGATCCGCCGCGCGCTGCTCGACGCCGACGTCGCCGTCCCCGTGGTGCGTG
The Cellulomonas sp. NS3 DNA segment above includes these coding regions:
- the ndk gene encoding nucleoside-diphosphate kinase, whose amino-acid sequence is MTQTASQADAPQTERTLILVKPDGVRRGLAGEILRRVEAKGYTLVAVELRTADDALLGAHYAEHEGKPFLAPLVDFMKSGPVLAVVAEGQRVIEGFRTLAGATDPTVAPPGTIRGDLGRDWGLKVIQNLVHGSDSVESAQREIALWFPSL
- the dhaM gene encoding dihydroxyacetone kinase phosphoryl donor subunit DhaM, with protein sequence MSVSAAGSREQPGVRVGLVLVSHSRRLADGTVELARQMAPDVPLIAAGGDGHGGLGTSYDEVERAVVAATDGGRSAVVLVDLGSALLTTDSVLELADGDVAARVRVADAPFVEGAVAAAVRAQTGGSADEVLAAAEQAPVGRGRAGDAVPDPVPVPPAGVHEPRAHLTAQVTLRNPLGLHARPAAVLARLVGGFEAVVTVDGVNASSVLELMKLGVTGGQSVTVAASGPQARAALDALAAAVEGGFGEV
- a CDS encoding MDR family MFS transporter; amino-acid sequence: MSTAPPSTAPDKPLVVLTQRTVWLIFGALMASMFLSSLDQSIVGTAMPTIVGELDGVEHQGWVVTAYILAIAIVMPLYGKFGDLWGRRYPFLVAIGLFTVASAGAGFAGSFAELVFWRGVQGLGGGGLMILSQAIIADIVPAKERGKYMGPMGALFGIAAVIGPLLGGLFTDHLDWRWCFWINIPIGIAAFVTAWFTLKLPSHRSGKKIDVAGIFLMVVATSGLVLLTSWQSWSGNRTYDWSDAGLLGLTALTLVSAVVFVLVEQRAAEPLLPLHLFRNPTFTIATTVGLIIGMGMFAALAFLPTFLQMSTGAGVTESGFLMLPMMVGVMITAIGSGIAITRTGRYRAYPIVGMAVATLGLIWLTRLTGNMSMWLFGAMIFVLGAGLGLVMQTIVLAVQNSVDPHEIGTATSANNFFREIGAAVGTALFSTIFTTRLTERLVPVLGEAPAGGGGGAHGAESSLTPAVVAQLPEAVRDGVVDAYADALAPAFWYLVPLVALAFVLTLFLREVKLSDVAGMVARGEAIEDPAKAAVLDAAAAPSAQTVTEPDGSVEPHRGDGTRGTDADPAARAEHEDAGNLAR
- a CDS encoding DUF4233 domain-containing protein, with the protein product MTSPEPTLPDSTPAQPAAPGSIRRKRPARQQFASTILLLEAFLVLFATLVAYGLANAGSGPLPPSAVWLAGGVLMLVLVVLSRLPGRPGGYVAGSVVQVVVLAMGFVVPMMFVVGGVFVVLWFVSLRLGGRIDRERAEWDAAHPGQVSG
- a CDS encoding TetR/AcrR family transcriptional regulator; translation: MQKVDSAPAAALDAADLPVGLRERKKRARREALIDSTHRLVAQHGLDAVTVDAICADAGVSPRTFFNYFESKDDAVLGIQPWSLDPAIAETFATGGPTGRLGADLEVLVAAMLESPMISHDRLATVMELARQEPRLLVRQMAWMESHRGAVQELMQRRLADADPARVELLGMLLMILTRATFVRWDSAGGAGDAREHLPDVMHDLRTVLADD